Proteins encoded by one window of Labrus bergylta chromosome 2, fLabBer1.1, whole genome shotgun sequence:
- the acaa2 gene encoding 3-ketoacyl-CoA thiolase, mitochondrial, whose product MALLRGVFIVAAKRTPFGTYGGVLKDHSATDMAEHAARAALAAGGVAPELVNSVIMGNVMQSSADAPYIARHVGLRCGVPIPVPALTVNRLCGSGFQAIINGAHEICLRESEVVLCGGSESMSQAPYAVRNIRFGTKFGFDLKLEDTLWAGLTDLHIKIPMGITAENLAEKYQITREDCDNYAHQTQQKWKAAHEAGHYTAEIAPIDVKAKKGKVSMAHDEHPRPQTTLEQMAKLPPVFKKGGTVTAANASGVSDGAAAVVIASEDAVKEHKLTPLARVVAYHVSGCDPSIMGIGPVPAITEALKKAGLTLNDMDLVEVNEAFASQYLSVAKALGLDPEKTNVNGGAIAIGHPLGASGARITGHLVHQLRRCGGKYAVGSACIGGGQGIAIIIENC is encoded by the exons ATGGCTCTTCTCAGAG GTGTATTTATCGTAGCTGCCAAGCGCACACCATTTGGTACCTATGGTGGCGTGCTGAAGGACCACAGTGCAACAGACATGGCTGAGCATGCAGCCAGAGCGGCTCTCGCTGCAGGCGGCGTGGCACCAGAACTTGTAAACAGTGTCATTATGGGAAACGTGATGCAG agCTCAGCTGATGCCCCCTACATTGCTCGTCATGTGGGTCTGAGATGTGGTGTCCCCATCCCAGTGCCTGCTCTCACTGTTAACAGACTGTGTGGATCTGGTTTCCAAGCTATCATCAACGGCGCTCAC gagATTTGCCTCAGGGAGTCGGAGGTGGTTCTGTGCGGAGGCTCAGAGAGTATGAGCCAGGCCCCGTACGCTGTTCGCAACATACGATTTGGTACAAAATTTGGATTTGATCTCAAG CTAGAGGACACCTTGTGGGCTGGTCTGACTGACCTGCATATCAAAATCCCCATGGGCATTACTGCAGAAAACCTGGCAGAGAAATACCAGATCACACGAGAAGACTGCGATAACTACGCACACCAGACACAGCAGAAGTGGAAGGCGG CTCATGAGGCCGGTCACTACACAGCAGAAATTGCTCCCATTGATGTGAAAGCTAAGAAGGGTAAAGTGTCCATGGCTCATGATGAACACCCTCGTCCTCAGACCACGCTGGAACAGATGGCCAAACTACCCCCCGTCTTCAAGAAGGGAGGGACCGTTACTGCAGCCAATGCTTCT GGTGTATCTGACGGTGCTGCTGCCGTGGTGATTGCAAGTGAAGACGCTGTGAAAGAACACAAACTCACTCCACTGGCCAGAGTTGTGGCCTACCATGTGTCAGGATGTGACCCCAGCATCATGGGCATTG GTCCTGTTCCAGCGATCACAGAAGCTCTCAAAAAGGCTGGTCTGACCCTCAACGACATGGATCTTGTGGAG GTGAACGAGGCTTTTGCCTCTCAGTACCTTTCTGTTGCTAAGGCTCTTGGTCTTGATCCGGAGAAAACCAATGTTAATGGTGGCGCTATCGCCATCGGACATCCTCTCGGTGCTTCTGGAGCT